Proteins encoded in a region of the Mucispirillum schaedleri ASF457 genome:
- a CDS encoding anaerobic glycerol-3-phosphate dehydrogenase subunit C — MSSEHINPDKCIACTICQVHCPVAKVTPNFLGPRLIGPAYERFRFLDIAEEESLHYCANCKNCDISCPQGVSISTLNMVARCEYTEKNGGKLRDWVLSHGGFLADVFKYIPTWMKNFGMHNPATRILLDTIGISKKAPIPKFDKHFRLVYKKLKQPKLEKKIVFFPGCYVDDYDYSIGLDMIWIFNQAGYEVIVPEQFVCCGLPLVSNGFMKDAAKNAASNVSVIKEYQEKGIPIVTGCPSCALMFKKDVPEMFPEVVYDSYKGGVMDAQEFLMSCVERGELSFKEKISGKSIIYHSPCHLRAQGIGLPSIDLIEKLTGSKVQNAQAGCCGISGSYGFKKEKYQIGLEVGKELFDTIKSSNCEIVTTECGTCQAQIKHGTGQKAYHPVTVIRKLVENK; from the coding sequence ATGTCATCAGAACATATAAATCCTGATAAATGTATAGCATGTACAATATGCCAGGTTCACTGCCCTGTAGCAAAAGTTACACCTAATTTTTTAGGACCAAGGTTAATTGGCCCTGCTTATGAAAGATTTAGATTTTTAGATATTGCAGAAGAAGAATCACTGCATTATTGTGCAAACTGTAAAAACTGTGATATATCCTGCCCGCAGGGAGTGTCTATCTCTACTCTTAATATGGTGGCAAGGTGCGAATATACAGAGAAAAATGGCGGCAAACTTCGTGACTGGGTATTAAGCCATGGCGGATTTTTAGCAGATGTATTTAAATATATACCTACTTGGATGAAAAATTTTGGTATGCATAACCCTGCAACAAGGATTTTGCTTGATACAATTGGTATTTCTAAAAAAGCACCAATTCCAAAATTTGATAAACATTTCAGACTTGTTTATAAAAAATTAAAACAGCCAAAATTAGAGAAAAAAATAGTTTTTTTTCCGGGCTGCTATGTTGATGATTATGATTATTCCATTGGTTTAGATATGATTTGGATATTTAATCAGGCAGGATATGAAGTTATTGTTCCTGAGCAGTTTGTATGCTGCGGGCTGCCGCTTGTATCTAATGGATTTATGAAAGATGCAGCAAAAAATGCAGCAAGCAATGTTTCTGTTATTAAAGAATATCAGGAAAAAGGTATTCCTATTGTTACAGGCTGCCCAAGCTGTGCATTAATGTTTAAAAAAGATGTGCCGGAGATGTTCCCAGAAGTTGTATATGACAGCTATAAAGGTGGGGTAATGGATGCTCAGGAATTTCTTATGAGTTGTGTAGAACGGGGCGAATTAAGTTTTAAAGAAAAAATATCAGGAAAATCAATTATATATCATTCTCCATGCCATTTAAGAGCTCAAGGTATAGGTCTGCCAAGTATAGATTTAATTGAAAAACTTACTGGCAGTAAAGTGCAGAATGCTCAGGCTGGCTGCTGTGGTATATCTGGAAGTTATGGCTTTAAAAAAGAAAAATATCAAATAGGACTTGAGGTAGGTAAAGAACTTTTTGATACAATTAAAAGCAGTAACTGTGAAATCGTTACAACAGAATGTGGCACTTGTCAGGCACAAATTAAGCACGGAACAGGTCAGAAAGCTTATCATCCTGTTACTGTTATTAGAAAGTTAGTGGAAAATAAATAG
- the glpB gene encoding anaerobic glycerol-3-phosphate dehydrogenase subunit GlpB has translation MRHSDVLVVGAGMAGLMAAVTAAKSGASVSVLSEGAGVISIGSGAVDFLGYVNGKKITDNPFNHLSELGEMHPYNIIGAENIKNAFASLVEISNANGYEIKMNEEGLNHTAISIAGTTKPTYICSESNNASRILKAKKILFAGVEYLKDSQPALAVKQAKQYKIFADAEINSALLKSPFGKTHRVLNCLDLARYVDKEEGFNWLKSELSKAAAGYDAVIIPPICGTINYTKHFKELQNLGFILVEAVSIPPGVGGYRLRHALINEAKKLNVKFIENCNVQRAVIENGKCKSVIALHNNIAGALETEYTADNFIIATGGIIGNGIASTPDKVYETIFNITIDSPVSVEERSDKNVFGSHLFARFGVKVNSKLQALDSKGSPLYDNVFFAGNTIAGYDFPTEKSGYGVACSTGYTAALSALASK, from the coding sequence ATGAGGCATAGTGATGTATTAGTTGTTGGTGCAGGTATGGCAGGACTTATGGCTGCTGTTACAGCTGCGAAATCAGGTGCATCTGTCAGTGTTTTATCTGAAGGTGCTGGAGTTATTTCAATAGGCAGTGGTGCTGTTGATTTTTTAGGATATGTTAATGGTAAAAAGATAACAGATAATCCATTTAATCATTTATCCGAGCTTGGTGAAATGCATCCATATAATATAATAGGTGCAGAAAATATAAAAAATGCTTTTGCAAGCCTTGTAGAAATATCTAATGCTAATGGATATGAAATTAAAATGAATGAAGAAGGGCTTAATCATACTGCAATATCTATTGCAGGAACAACAAAACCTACTTATATATGCAGCGAATCAAATAATGCATCAAGAATATTGAAAGCTAAAAAAATACTTTTTGCAGGTGTTGAATATTTAAAAGATTCTCAGCCTGCTCTGGCAGTAAAACAGGCAAAGCAGTATAAAATATTTGCTGATGCAGAGATTAATTCAGCTTTATTAAAATCCCCATTTGGTAAAACTCACAGAGTGCTTAACTGTCTTGATTTAGCACGCTATGTGGATAAAGAAGAAGGGTTTAACTGGCTGAAAAGCGAATTATCAAAGGCAGCAGCAGGATATGATGCTGTTATTATTCCTCCAATATGTGGCACAATAAATTATACTAAACATTTTAAAGAGCTGCAAAATCTTGGCTTTATTTTAGTAGAAGCAGTATCAATACCACCTGGTGTTGGCGGCTACAGGCTCAGACATGCTTTAATTAATGAAGCTAAAAAATTAAATGTTAAATTTATTGAAAATTGTAATGTTCAAAGAGCGGTCATAGAAAATGGAAAATGCAAAAGTGTAATAGCACTCCATAATAATATAGCTGGTGCTTTGGAAACAGAATATACTGCGGATAACTTTATAATTGCAACAGGTGGAATTATTGGAAATGGCATTGCGTCCACACCTGATAAAGTATATGAAACAATTTTTAATATAACAATTGATTCACCAGTTTCTGTTGAAGAAAGGTCAGATAAAAATGTTTTTGGCAGCCATCTTTTTGCAAGATTTGGAGTGAAAGTAAACAGTAAACTGCAGGCCTTAGACAGCAAAGGCAGTCCTTTATATGATAATGTATTTTTTGCAGGCAACACTATAGCAGGTTATGATTTTCCAACTGAAAAATCAGGTTATGGAGTAGCCTGCTCAACAGGTTATACTGCTGCATTATCAGCATTAGCAAGTAAATAA
- the glpA gene encoding anaerobic glycerol-3-phosphate dehydrogenase subunit GlpA: protein MISTTVIIIGGGATGSGVLRDLSMRGIPAIMLEQGGLAYGTSSRFHGLLHSGARYAVNDNESAKECIEENMILRKIGKHCVELTEGFFVQTPEDDKEFAPKWLEGCKSAGIKTEEISLEEAFKLEPNLSRDISKVYKVPDSCIDGFRLVWQNAMSARKYGGDLYTYHKVIEIITESGKVKGVKALNKVTNEVVEFGCDYIVNASGSWAGEMVALSGLAPLPISPDRGTLIVFNHRFTSRVINRLHKSSDGDIFVPHGSVTILGTTSAEANAPDDKTPTSQEVKKLLDIGRVVFPYVDDYRILRAFAGTRPLYGAKGAGRSASRNFNIVNHTEEGLSGFVSIFGGKLTTYRLMAEKVSDVVADMAGVTAKCRTADEPIIQDVSEHTISKAKKYFPQGAVNIVVDRIGADFEEVLNNIENSNEKNELICECEMVTLSEIKYVAKDAASYYLNDIRLRTRLGMGTCQGTFCSLRAIAALENENIEMKLKPSDNIKNFLQERWNGLRPALWGGQLREAELTRAIYLSTLNFDGESYEA from the coding sequence ATGATATCTACCACAGTTATAATTATTGGTGGCGGTGCAACAGGCAGTGGGGTCCTGCGGGATTTAAGTATGCGTGGAATACCTGCTATAATGCTTGAACAGGGTGGTTTAGCTTATGGCACAAGTTCTCGTTTCCATGGTTTGCTCCACAGTGGTGCAAGATATGCTGTTAATGATAACGAATCAGCAAAAGAATGTATTGAAGAAAATATGATTCTTCGTAAGATTGGTAAGCATTGTGTTGAATTGACAGAGGGCTTTTTTGTTCAGACACCAGAAGACGACAAAGAATTTGCTCCAAAATGGCTTGAAGGATGTAAGTCGGCAGGTATTAAAACAGAAGAGATTTCATTAGAAGAAGCTTTTAAGTTAGAACCAAATCTTTCAAGAGATATATCTAAAGTATATAAAGTGCCTGATTCCTGTATAGATGGTTTTCGCCTTGTATGGCAGAATGCTATGAGTGCTAGAAAATATGGCGGAGATTTATATACATATCACAAAGTTATAGAGATAATTACAGAAAGCGGTAAAGTTAAAGGTGTTAAAGCCTTAAATAAAGTTACAAATGAAGTAGTTGAATTTGGCTGTGATTATATAGTTAATGCTTCAGGTTCATGGGCTGGAGAGATGGTTGCACTTTCTGGTCTTGCTCCACTTCCTATTTCTCCAGACAGGGGGACATTGATTGTCTTTAACCACAGGTTTACATCTAGAGTAATTAACAGACTGCATAAAAGCTCTGATGGTGATATTTTTGTTCCACATGGCTCTGTTACAATTTTAGGCACTACATCTGCAGAAGCTAATGCACCAGATGATAAAACCCCTACAAGTCAGGAAGTTAAAAAGCTTTTAGATATAGGCAGAGTAGTATTCCCTTATGTAGATGATTATAGAATACTTCGTGCTTTTGCTGGCACTCGTCCACTTTATGGTGCAAAAGGAGCGGGCAGGTCTGCAAGCCGTAACTTTAATATTGTTAATCACACAGAAGAAGGTCTTTCTGGATTTGTTTCCATATTTGGTGGTAAATTAACAACATACAGACTTATGGCTGAAAAAGTAAGTGATGTGGTTGCAGATATGGCAGGTGTTACTGCAAAATGCCGCACAGCAGATGAGCCAATTATTCAAGATGTATCAGAGCATACTATAAGCAAAGCAAAAAAGTATTTTCCGCAGGGTGCTGTTAATATTGTAGTAGACAGGATTGGTGCAGATTTTGAAGAAGTGCTTAATAATATAGAAAACAGTAATGAGAAAAATGAGCTTATTTGCGAATGTGAAATGGTTACTTTATCTGAAATTAAATATGTTGCTAAAGATGCAGCATCATATTATTTAAATGACATAAGGCTTAGAACAAGGCTTGGTATGGGAACATGTCAAGGCACATTTTGTTCTTTAAGAGCGATAGCTGCATTAGAAAATGAAAATATAGAAATGAAGCTAAAACCTTCAGATAATATTAAAAACTTTTTACAAGAAAGGTGGAATGGGCTTCGTCCTGCATTATGGGGCGGTCAGTTAAGAGAAGCTGAGCTTACAAGAGCAATTTATCTTTCTACACTTAATTTTGATGGAGAAAGTTATGAGGCATAG
- the pbpC gene encoding penicillin-binding protein 1C encodes MLILKITANPLLKNVSFSTAIYDSDKHLLRLTLANDGIYRVYKPLNEISPKLQEAALLYEDRWFYYHFGLNPISLGRAFLSFVKNDSRPLGASTITMQLARLKYNINSKTISGKLKQIFYALIIEIRHDKKEILEAYLNLAPYGHNIEGAEAASLIYFNVNSKDITLFESITLAVIPQNPAKRVPTSKKGMQLGIESRKRIFPLWIKHHKEDISLLSLLDMEVSVRHPKNLPFAAPHLTDYLLSRGIRGSIYSTIDMNKQKLLENTVSEYIINNKSKGINNAAVMLLNYKTMEVVSYIGSSDYFNSEIYGQVNGIEAMRSPGSVLKPFIFGLAVEKGLIHPKSMMKDAPKQYGAYSPENADRGFMGPLFARDALIHSRNIPAIELLTKLPKSSFYDFLYYSGVENLQPEEYYGTALAIGGFEVTMENVVKMYAGLANFGEEKCINYMKDLRCEDDSYRIFSKEAAFLTIDMLYYNPKPSSVFDNDNIAWKTGTSYAFKDAWTAGILGDYVLAVWVGNFDGTGNTAFLGRTSAGTLFFNIASVLKYNENVVYYKQKPDEMLNVKEVDICVPTGDLPNKYCKNIEKGYFIPGVSPIKVTDVFRAVPIDKKTGLRACFYDKETTEMKVYEFWSSDINKLFKKSGIQKVQPPKYMSGCKISITSNTGNPPQILSPASMSTYSIYNENKKDIAFIVSSDSDAEILYYFIDNRFEGSSDINAPFFWKPVLGNHTLTVTDNLGRSSSVNFKVTLLYN; translated from the coding sequence GTGCTGATATTAAAGATAACTGCAAACCCGCTGCTTAAAAATGTAAGCTTTTCAACAGCCATATATGACAGCGATAAACATCTTTTAAGGCTTACATTAGCTAATGACGGCATATATAGAGTGTATAAACCGCTTAATGAAATATCGCCTAAATTGCAGGAAGCTGCCCTTCTTTATGAAGACAGATGGTTTTATTATCATTTTGGATTAAATCCCATATCTTTGGGAAGAGCATTTTTATCTTTTGTAAAAAACGACAGCAGGCCACTTGGTGCATCAACTATTACAATGCAGCTTGCAAGGTTGAAATATAATATAAATTCTAAAACAATTTCTGGTAAATTGAAGCAGATATTTTATGCTTTAATTATTGAAATAAGACATGATAAAAAAGAAATATTAGAGGCATATTTAAATCTTGCTCCTTATGGTCATAATATAGAGGGGGCTGAAGCAGCATCTTTAATATACTTTAATGTTAATTCAAAAGATATTACATTATTTGAAAGTATTACACTGGCAGTTATTCCGCAAAACCCTGCTAAAAGAGTGCCTACAAGTAAAAAAGGTATGCAGCTGGGGATAGAAAGTAGAAAAAGGATTTTTCCTTTATGGATTAAACATCACAAAGAAGATATATCTTTATTGTCACTTTTGGATATGGAAGTATCTGTAAGACATCCAAAAAATCTGCCATTTGCAGCACCACATTTAACTGATTATCTTTTAAGCCGTGGTATCCGCGGAAGCATATATTCTACAATAGATATGAATAAACAAAAGCTTTTAGAAAATACAGTATCTGAATATATTATTAATAATAAAAGCAAAGGTATAAATAATGCGGCAGTAATGCTTTTGAACTACAAAACAATGGAAGTAGTATCATATATAGGCTCTTCTGATTATTTTAACAGTGAAATTTATGGGCAGGTAAATGGTATAGAAGCTATGCGTTCACCGGGCTCAGTTTTAAAGCCTTTTATTTTCGGATTAGCTGTTGAAAAAGGGCTTATACATCCAAAATCAATGATGAAAGATGCACCAAAGCAGTATGGAGCATATTCTCCAGAAAATGCAGACAGAGGCTTTATGGGTCCGTTATTTGCAAGAGATGCACTTATTCATTCAAGAAACATACCTGCTATTGAGCTTTTAACAAAGCTTCCAAAATCATCTTTTTATGATTTTTTATATTATTCAGGTGTGGAAAATCTGCAGCCTGAAGAATATTACGGCACAGCTCTTGCCATTGGCGGCTTTGAAGTAACTATGGAAAATGTTGTAAAAATGTATGCAGGTCTTGCAAATTTTGGAGAAGAAAAATGTATAAACTATATGAAAGATTTAAGATGTGAAGATGACAGCTACCGTATATTTTCAAAAGAGGCTGCATTTTTAACTATTGATATGCTTTACTATAACCCTAAACCATCATCAGTTTTTGATAATGACAATATTGCATGGAAAACAGGCACATCTTATGCTTTTAAAGATGCATGGACAGCTGGTATTTTAGGAGATTATGTATTAGCAGTATGGGTAGGAAATTTTGACGGCACAGGAAACACAGCATTTTTAGGTAGGACTTCTGCTGGAACACTTTTTTTTAATATTGCTTCTGTATTAAAATATAATGAAAATGTTGTATATTATAAACAAAAGCCAGATGAAATGCTTAATGTTAAGGAAGTAGATATATGTGTTCCAACAGGTGATTTGCCTAATAAATACTGTAAAAATATTGAAAAAGGATATTTTATACCGGGAGTATCACCTATTAAAGTAACAGATGTATTTAGAGCTGTTCCAATAGATAAAAAAACAGGTTTAAGAGCCTGCTTTTATGATAAAGAAACTACAGAAATGAAAGTATATGAATTTTGGTCGTCAGATATAAATAAACTTTTTAAAAAATCAGGTATACAAAAAGTGCAGCCGCCTAAATATATGTCAGGTTGCAAAATAAGTATAACATCAAATACAGGTAATCCACCACAGATTTTAAGCCCTGCAAGTATGTCTACATACAGTATATATAATGAAAATAAAAAAGATATAGCTTTTATAGTATCATCTGACAGCGATGCTGAAATACTTTATTACTTTATAGATAACAGATTTGAAGGCTCATCAGATATTAATGCTCCATTTTTTTGGAAGCCTGTTCTTGGAAATCATACACTGACAGTAACAGATAATTTAGGCAGGTCATCTTCAGTTAATTTTAAAGTTACATTATTATATAATTAA